One window of Uloborus diversus isolate 005 chromosome 3, Udiv.v.3.1, whole genome shotgun sequence genomic DNA carries:
- the LOC129218735 gene encoding uncharacterized protein LOC129218735 has product MPSFSWFFFAAGSHSEVQSCDSTESTDKADNSETEDTDDAPEVAEILKSMKRVRFEDDLKSEETESEQRFNQETSYEPETSYAGNRHIETKVARKQCMEELETKDGLSLKNNENESEKDEVHQKSFLGERVDQNRSIKFSKLQGRENNTQEMTPEEGIPSVMKHNIKEQSNEKLVAQEAQPMNIAGKDAKVTLKNDTFGEQDAGHKSPKIVEVTNQQRIKSGQELNIKEIPQEEDGFTGIKKFNASEITENSTKTIESKLQDSTSDVKALNLQKVIDSGKVPKPQEVAVKVPKPQEVSKPQEDGGEVSKPQEDGGEVSKPQEAADSGKVSKPQDISVGTFETEPKLKEMKSKSEKVKSVETLSFPVESVDKKGKGGARKGKK; this is encoded by the coding sequence ATGCCTTCATTTTCCTGGTTTTTCTTTGCAGCGGGAAGTCATTCCGAAGTTCAATCTTGTGATAGTACAGAATCAACTGACAAGGCTGATAATTCTGAAACTGAAGACACGGATGACGCGCCAGAAGTAGCCGAAATATTGAAATCTATGAAGCGTGTTCGTTTTGAAGACGACCTGAAATCGGAAGAAACTGAATCGGAGCAAAGGTTTAATCAAGAAACCAGCTATGAGCCTGAGACTTCATATGCTGGGAATCGTCATATCGAAACGAAAGTGGCAAGGAAACAATGCATGGAGGAACTGGAAACCAAAGATGGCTTAAGtttgaaaaacaatgaaaatgagaGTGAAAAAGACGAAGTACACCAGAAAAGTTTCCTGGGTGAGAGGGTCGATCAGAACAGAAGTATTAAATTCTCTAAATTGCAAGGTAGGGAAAACAATACCCAAGAAATGACACCTGAAGAGGGAATCCCAAGCGTAATGAAACATAATATTAAAGAGCAAAGTAATGAAAAACTTGTCGCGCAGGAAGCCCAACCAATGAACATTGCGGGCAAAGATGCTAAAGTAACCTTGAAAAATGATACTTTTGGGGAACAAGATGCAGGACACAAATCCCCAAAGATTGTGGAAGTGACAAATCAACAGAGAATCAAATCTGGGCAGGAATTAAACATAAAAGAAATTCCCCAGGAAGAGGATGGATTTACcggcattaaaaaatttaatgcttcGGAAATAACAGAAAATAGTACTAAAACCATAGAATCCAAACTTCAAGACTCTACCAGCGATGTTAAGGCCTTAAACCTTCAGAAAGTCATCGATAGTGGCAAGGTACCGAAGCCTCAAGAAGTTGCCGTTAAGGTACCGAAGCCCCAAGAGGTGTCGAAGCCCCAAGAGGACGGTGGCGAGGTGTCGAAGCCCCAAGAGGACGGTGGCGAGGTGTCGAAGCCCCAAGAGGCCGCCGACAGTGGCAAGGTGTCGAAGCCCCAAGATATTTCTGTAGGAACATTTGAAACGGAACCGAAACTAAAAGAAATGAAATCTAAGAGCGAGAAAGTGAAGTCTGTAGAAACTTTATCTTTTCCAGTTGAATCAGTAGACAAAAAAGGCAAAGGTGGTGCGAGAAAAGGCAAAAAATAA